The following coding sequences lie in one Bacteroides helcogenes P 36-108 genomic window:
- a CDS encoding HlyD family secretion protein, which translates to MENKQPVREGELIGVIQNTANTEDIFYLREKLKEWKNSGSLVERIDMLFFHRIPELGSIQTAYSSCLLAWSNYLQHMQENRIYETEVINAVASMQVALAEWEMNYLLMSPVDGTIAFMQLWKLNQNVEVGETMFVVIPQNAVQPMGKALLPMEGIGKVKTGQRVIIRLPAFPEQEFGFIEGRIMSISPVPDSEGCYVLEIILPLGMETSYGRKLPLIKTIEGTASIVTKEKSLLERLLNLKF; encoded by the coding sequence GTGGAGAACAAACAACCCGTTCGTGAAGGGGAACTTATAGGTGTGATACAAAATACTGCCAACACGGAAGATATTTTTTATTTGCGCGAGAAATTGAAAGAATGGAAAAACTCAGGTTCATTGGTAGAACGGATAGACATGTTGTTTTTTCATCGGATTCCTGAACTTGGATCTATTCAGACAGCCTATTCTTCCTGCTTGCTGGCCTGGAGCAACTACCTGCAGCATATGCAGGAAAACCGAATTTATGAAACAGAAGTTATAAATGCCGTGGCATCTATGCAGGTGGCCTTGGCTGAATGGGAAATGAATTATCTGTTGATGAGTCCCGTGGATGGTACGATAGCGTTTATGCAGCTATGGAAGCTGAATCAGAATGTGGAAGTCGGCGAAACGATGTTTGTTGTCATTCCGCAGAATGCAGTACAACCTATGGGAAAAGCGCTGTTGCCGATGGAGGGAATAGGCAAGGTAAAAACTGGGCAACGGGTCATCATACGCTTGCCGGCTTTTCCGGAACAGGAGTTCGGATTCATTGAAGGACGAATTATGTCCATATCGCCCGTTCCCGATTCCGAAGGCTGTTATGTATTAGAAATTATACTTCCTTTGGGAATGGAAACAAGCTATGGAAGGAAACTTCCGCTGATAAAGACAATAGAGGGTACAGCCTCTATTGTAACCAAAGAGAAGAGTCTGCTGGAGAGGCTGCTTAATCTGAAGTTCTGA
- a CDS encoding S41 family peptidase: protein MRRILFIIICICAVTVQAQKQNNEALRKLQMAEFFITNLYVDKVDENKLVEEAIIKMLAQLDPHSTYNNAEEVKKMNEPLQGNFEGIGVQFQMIEDTLLVIQPVTGGPSERVGILAGDRIVSVNDSAIAGVKMSTEDIMSRLRGPKNSEVKLTVVRRGVDDTLYFTVKRDKIPIFSLDAAYMIQPQTGYIRINRFAATTAEEFTKALKELQKKGMTDLILDLQGNGGGYLNAAIDLANEFLGQKELIVYTEGRTSHRSDFFAKGNGNFKNGRLIVLVDEYSASASEIVTGAIQDWDRGVVVGRRTFGKGLVQRPIDLPDGSMIRLTIARYYTPAGRCIQKPYDNTANLDGTPGNVDGQERYNSELANRFNHGEMIHADSIHFADSLKVLTKRLKRTVYGGGGIMPDFFVPIDTTQYTDYHRNLVAKGVIIRATTGYIEKHRKELQNRYKKFETFNDKFEIDNTFLTEIHTLADKEKIKFDEKQYNQSLPLIKTQLKALIARDLWDMNEYFRVMNGTNKSVQQALEILNKNIYSTIIR from the coding sequence ATGAGAAGAATCCTATTTATTATAATTTGTATATGCGCAGTGACGGTGCAGGCTCAGAAACAGAATAACGAAGCCCTGCGCAAGTTACAGATGGCAGAGTTTTTCATAACCAACTTATATGTAGATAAGGTGGACGAGAACAAGTTAGTGGAAGAAGCCATCATCAAAATGCTGGCACAACTTGACCCTCATTCCACATACAATAACGCAGAAGAAGTGAAGAAAATGAACGAACCACTGCAAGGTAATTTTGAAGGTATCGGAGTACAGTTCCAAATGATAGAAGACACACTGCTCGTCATACAACCCGTAACGGGCGGACCATCCGAGAGAGTAGGTATTCTTGCCGGCGACCGTATCGTATCTGTCAATGACAGCGCCATTGCCGGTGTGAAAATGAGTACGGAAGATATTATGTCACGCTTGCGCGGCCCCAAAAACTCAGAAGTGAAACTTACCGTAGTACGCCGCGGAGTGGACGATACGCTATATTTCACCGTAAAACGTGACAAAATACCTATCTTCAGCTTGGATGCGGCCTATATGATACAGCCCCAGACAGGCTATATACGCATCAATCGCTTTGCCGCAACCACTGCCGAAGAATTTACAAAGGCCTTGAAGGAGCTCCAGAAGAAGGGTATGACAGACTTGATTCTTGACCTGCAAGGAAACGGCGGTGGCTATCTGAATGCGGCCATAGACCTCGCCAACGAGTTTCTCGGACAAAAAGAACTGATTGTATATACCGAAGGGCGTACCTCCCATCGCAGTGACTTCTTTGCGAAAGGAAACGGAAACTTCAAGAACGGGCGTCTCATTGTACTGGTAGATGAATATTCAGCTTCTGCCAGTGAAATTGTGACAGGAGCAATACAGGATTGGGACAGAGGCGTAGTCGTGGGACGACGCACTTTCGGCAAGGGATTGGTACAGCGTCCCATCGACTTGCCGGACGGCTCGATGATACGCCTGACCATCGCCCGATATTATACTCCTGCAGGGCGCTGCATCCAAAAGCCCTACGACAACACCGCCAACCTTGACGGCACTCCTGGAAATGTGGACGGTCAGGAAAGGTACAATTCGGAACTGGCAAACCGCTTTAACCACGGAGAAATGATCCATGCGGACAGCATCCACTTTGCCGACTCACTGAAAGTTCTGACTAAACGTCTGAAGCGCACCGTTTATGGCGGTGGCGGTATTATGCCCGATTTCTTCGTTCCGATAGATACCACCCAATATACGGATTACCACCGCAACCTTGTAGCCAAGGGTGTAATAATCAGGGCAACTACCGGTTACATTGAAAAGCACAGGAAAGAGCTTCAAAACAGATACAAAAAGTTTGAGACCTTCAATGACAAATTTGAGATAGACAACACTTTCCTCACCGAAATACACACCCTTGCCGATAAAGAGAAAATCAAGTTCGATGAGAAGCAGTACAACCAATCGCTGCCGTTAATCAAAACGCAGCTTAAAGCTCTTATTGCCCGTGACCTATGGGACATGAACGAATACTTCCGGGTGATGAACGGTACGAACAAGAGTGTGCAACAGGCATTAGAGATACTGAATAAGAACATTTACAGCACAATCATCCGATAA
- the coaD gene encoding pantetheine-phosphate adenylyltransferase: MRRAIFPGTFDPFTIGHYSVVNRALTFIDEIVIGIGINENKNTYFPTEKREEMIRNLYWNEPHVIVQSYDCLTIDFAKQMNANLIIRGIRTVKDFEYEETIADINRKLTGIETILLFTEPELTCVSSTTVRELLQYGKDISMFIPKGMEL, from the coding sequence ATGAGAAGGGCTATCTTTCCGGGAACATTCGACCCCTTTACCATCGGACATTACTCGGTAGTGAACCGTGCACTGACTTTTATAGACGAAATTGTCATAGGAATCGGTATCAACGAGAACAAAAACACGTACTTCCCCACCGAGAAGCGCGAAGAGATGATACGGAACCTCTACTGGAATGAGCCACACGTCATCGTACAATCGTATGACTGCCTGACCATCGACTTTGCCAAGCAGATGAACGCCAACTTGATCATACGTGGCATCCGCACCGTAAAGGACTTCGAGTACGAGGAAACCATTGCCGACATTAACCGCAAGCTGACCGGAATCGAAACCATTCTTCTGTTTACCGAGCCCGAACTGACTTGTGTCAGCTCGACCACCGTGCGCGAGTTGCTGCAATACGGCAAGGACATCAGCATGTTCATACCGAAAGGGATGGAGTTATGA
- a CDS encoding DNA topoisomerase IV subunit B, which yields MEEVENGLQSNGQSVDYTEENIRHLDDMEHIRVRSGMYIGRLGDGSQNDDGIYVLLKEVMDNSIDEFKMGAGKRIEVTIEENLRVSVRDYGRGIPQGKLIEAVSKLNTGGKYDSKAFKKSVGLNGVGIKAVNALSSRFEVRSYRDGKVRTAIFEKGVLQSDETRSSEEESGTFIFFEPDSTLFLNYLFQNTFVENLLRNYTYLNTGLAIIYNGQRILSRHGLEDLLKDNMTAEGLYDIIHLKGEDIEIAFTHTNQYGEEYYSFVNGQHTTQGGTHQSALKEHIAKTIKEFYNKNQEYSDIRNGIVAAIAINVEEPQFEGQTKTKLGSPSMEPGGVSVNKYVGDFIKTEVDNYLHKNPLVSEVMLQKIQDSEKERKAIAGVTKLARERAKKANLHNRKLRDCRFHLNDGKGKDKETESCIFITEGDSASGSITKSRDVNTQAVFSLRGKPLNSYGLTKKVVYENEEFNLLQAALNIEDGIEGLRYNKVIVATDADVDGMHIRLLIITFFLQFFPDLIKKGHVYILQTPLFRVRNKKKTNYCYTEDERIKSIEELGPNPEITRFKGLGEISPDEFKHFIGKDMRLEQVSLRKTDLVKELLEFYMGKNTMERQNFIINNLVIEEDLAS from the coding sequence ATGGAAGAAGTAGAAAACGGCTTGCAATCAAACGGACAATCGGTGGACTATACGGAAGAAAATATCCGTCATCTGGACGATATGGAGCATATCCGTGTCCGTTCCGGTATGTACATCGGCCGTCTTGGCGACGGCTCACAAAACGACGACGGTATCTATGTGCTGTTGAAAGAAGTAATGGACAACAGCATCGACGAATTTAAAATGGGAGCCGGCAAACGAATAGAAGTCACTATCGAAGAAAATCTCCGCGTGAGTGTACGCGACTACGGGCGGGGTATTCCTCAAGGCAAACTGATCGAAGCAGTCAGCAAACTCAATACCGGTGGCAAATACGACAGTAAAGCCTTTAAAAAAAGCGTCGGTCTGAACGGTGTAGGTATCAAAGCCGTCAATGCCCTCAGCAGTCGTTTTGAAGTACGCAGTTACCGTGACGGCAAAGTGCGCACCGCCATTTTTGAGAAAGGCGTGCTTCAAAGTGATGAAACCCGAAGCAGCGAGGAAGAAAGCGGAACTTTTATTTTCTTCGAACCGGATAGCACGCTTTTCCTGAACTATCTTTTCCAAAATACGTTTGTAGAAAATCTGCTACGCAATTATACATACCTGAACACAGGGCTTGCCATTATATACAACGGTCAACGCATCCTCTCCCGTCACGGACTGGAAGACCTACTGAAAGACAACATGACTGCCGAAGGCCTGTATGACATCATACACCTGAAAGGGGAAGATATTGAAATAGCCTTTACGCACACCAACCAATACGGTGAAGAATATTATTCCTTTGTAAACGGTCAGCATACTACCCAAGGAGGTACTCATCAGAGTGCTTTGAAAGAGCATATTGCAAAGACCATCAAGGAATTCTACAATAAAAACCAAGAATACTCCGATATTCGGAATGGTATTGTGGCCGCCATTGCCATCAATGTGGAAGAACCGCAGTTCGAAGGGCAGACCAAGACAAAGTTAGGCTCTCCCTCTATGGAGCCGGGTGGTGTCAGTGTCAACAAATATGTAGGTGACTTCATCAAAACAGAAGTGGACAACTACCTGCACAAGAATCCGTTGGTCAGCGAAGTAATGCTGCAAAAAATTCAGGACTCCGAAAAAGAGCGCAAAGCCATTGCGGGCGTCACTAAACTGGCACGCGAACGTGCCAAAAAAGCCAATCTGCACAACCGCAAACTGCGTGACTGCCGCTTCCACCTGAACGATGGAAAAGGAAAGGACAAAGAAACCGAATCGTGCATCTTTATCACCGAGGGAGACTCTGCCAGCGGTTCCATCACCAAAAGCCGTGATGTCAATACCCAAGCAGTATTCAGCCTGCGAGGCAAGCCACTCAACTCTTACGGGCTGACCAAGAAAGTGGTTTACGAAAATGAAGAATTCAACCTGTTGCAAGCAGCGTTGAACATTGAAGACGGCATTGAAGGCCTGCGCTATAACAAGGTGATTGTAGCTACCGATGCCGACGTGGACGGCATGCATATCCGCCTGCTTATCATCACCTTTTTCTTGCAATTCTTCCCTGACCTGATAAAGAAAGGTCACGTATATATCCTGCAAACTCCACTTTTCCGTGTACGCAACAAGAAGAAAACCAACTACTGTTACACGGAAGACGAACGCATCAAGTCTATCGAAGAACTGGGGCCGAACCCTGAAATCACACGATTCAAAGGGTTGGGAGAAATCTCTCCCGATGAGTTCAAGCATTTCATCGGTAAGGATATGCGCCTTGAACAAGTGTCTCTGCGCAAGACAGACCTTGTAAAAGAACTGCTGGAATTCTATATGGGCAAGAATACCATGGAACGGCAAAACTTTATTATCAACAATCTGGTTATAGAAGAAGATTTAGCATCATGA
- a CDS encoding calcium/sodium antiporter: MNILFLIGGLLLILLGANGLTDGAASVAKHFRIPSIVIGLTIVAFGTSAPELTVSISSALKGSADIAIGNVVGSNIFNTLMIVGCTALFAPIVVTRNTLQREIPLCILSSFTLLICANDILLDGSKENILSITDGLLLLCFFAIFMSYTFAIAQNNPKEKEEETEDIKKFPMWKSVLYILGGLGALIAGGSFFVDGASGIARSLGVSESVIGLTLVAGGTSLPELATSIVAALKKNPEIAIGNVIGSNLFNVFFVLGSSASITPLHLAGINNMDLSVLVGSSILLWIFGSFFGKRTITRIEGSILILCYIAYTAALIYNL, encoded by the coding sequence ATGAATATACTGTTTCTTATCGGAGGATTGCTCCTTATACTCTTGGGTGCTAACGGACTGACAGACGGAGCCGCATCCGTTGCCAAGCATTTCCGCATACCGTCTATCGTCATCGGGTTGACTATCGTAGCTTTCGGCACATCTGCCCCCGAACTCACCGTCAGCATATCTTCTGCCCTGAAGGGAAGCGCAGACATCGCTATCGGAAACGTAGTGGGGAGTAATATTTTCAATACCCTGATGATTGTGGGATGTACTGCTCTTTTTGCTCCCATCGTTGTTACCCGAAATACTCTGCAAAGGGAGATTCCCCTTTGTATCCTGTCTTCTTTCACCCTACTGATTTGCGCCAATGACATACTACTGGACGGCAGCAAGGAGAACATCCTCAGCATTACCGACGGACTGTTACTGCTCTGCTTCTTCGCCATCTTCATGAGCTATACCTTTGCCATCGCCCAAAATAATCCGAAAGAGAAAGAGGAGGAAACAGAAGATATCAAGAAGTTCCCGATGTGGAAATCCGTCCTGTATATCCTCGGCGGCCTTGGTGCACTCATCGCAGGTGGAAGTTTCTTCGTGGACGGCGCCAGCGGCATCGCACGCAGCTTGGGCGTCAGCGAGTCCGTCATCGGGCTTACCCTTGTGGCAGGCGGAACATCCCTGCCCGAACTTGCCACCTCCATTGTGGCCGCCTTGAAAAAGAACCCGGAAATAGCCATCGGCAACGTGATAGGCAGCAACCTCTTCAATGTGTTCTTCGTTTTGGGCAGCTCGGCCTCCATTACGCCTCTGCATCTGGCAGGCATCAATAACATGGATCTATCGGTACTGGTCGGCTCAAGCATTCTGCTCTGGATATTCGGGAGCTTTTTCGGGAAACGTACCATTACCCGGATAGAAGGAAGCATCCTGATACTTTGCTACATAGCCTACACGGCAGCATTGATTTACAACCTGTGA
- a CDS encoding mechanosensitive ion channel family protein, whose translation MVIIRILCFCLLLMPFNDVSAQLVDKVINIFNEDSLRAASVAKSDSDSVKLSLVRQELATAKLNEANLRMEMEQMKLESYAVDSVKLARQKQRIDSLRRVTPGIPVTVENDTLFFLYAKRGGHTPRQRAESISKNITDLGKRFNLRPDSVYIENSDIVTDLMYGDKVIVSFTDQDGLWENCTRQQLAAGKRHIIVEKLRIMKEEHGLIQLGKRIFYFLLVIVGQFLLFKLTIWLFKKLKVCIEKLKDTRLKPISIQEYELLDTQKQVNLLVLLASLLRYAFMFLQLLLTVPLLFSLFPQTESLAYRLLSYIWNPVKSILNGVVDYIPNLFTIFVICFAVKYLVRLFHYLANEVQSERLKLRGFYPDWAIPTFHIIRFLLCAFMIAMIYPYLPGSKSGVFQGISVFVGLIVSLGSSTVIGNIIAGLVITYMRPFKIGDRIKLNDTTGNVIEKTPLVTRIRTPKNEVVTIPNSFIMSSHTVNYSASAREYGLIIHSEVTIGYDAPWRKVHQMLIEAALNTPGVVDDPRPFVLETSLSDWYPVYQVNAYIREADKLAQIYSDLHQNIQDKFNEEGIEIMSPHYMATRDGSETTIPKDDLREKGKK comes from the coding sequence ATGGTAATTATTCGCATTCTGTGCTTTTGTTTGTTGCTGATGCCGTTCAATGACGTTTCGGCACAATTGGTGGATAAAGTCATCAATATATTCAATGAAGACAGTTTACGTGCAGCTTCGGTTGCAAAATCAGATTCCGACTCCGTTAAATTATCGTTGGTCAGGCAAGAATTGGCGACGGCGAAGTTGAATGAGGCAAATCTGCGTATGGAGATGGAGCAGATGAAGCTGGAGAGTTATGCGGTGGACTCTGTGAAGTTGGCGCGCCAGAAGCAACGCATCGACTCGTTGCGCAGAGTGACTCCCGGCATACCGGTGACAGTGGAGAATGACACTCTTTTCTTTTTATATGCCAAACGTGGCGGGCATACTCCCCGGCAGCGTGCGGAGTCCATTTCGAAAAATATCACCGATTTGGGAAAACGCTTTAACCTCCGCCCCGATTCGGTTTACATAGAAAACAGTGACATAGTGACCGATTTGATGTATGGCGATAAAGTTATCGTATCCTTTACCGACCAGGATGGATTGTGGGAGAATTGTACGAGGCAGCAACTGGCTGCCGGCAAGCGGCACATTATTGTTGAGAAGCTGAGAATAATGAAAGAAGAGCATGGCCTGATACAGTTGGGTAAGCGAATCTTTTATTTCCTCTTGGTGATTGTCGGTCAGTTTCTATTGTTTAAGCTCACCATCTGGCTGTTCAAGAAGCTCAAGGTTTGCATTGAAAAGTTGAAAGATACCAGGCTGAAACCAATTTCCATCCAAGAATATGAATTGCTGGATACGCAGAAGCAGGTAAACCTATTGGTCCTTTTGGCAAGCTTGTTGCGCTATGCCTTTATGTTTCTGCAATTGTTGTTGACGGTTCCATTACTCTTTTCCTTATTTCCCCAGACGGAAAGCCTTGCATACCGGTTATTATCCTATATTTGGAATCCTGTCAAGAGCATCTTGAACGGGGTGGTAGATTATATACCTAACCTGTTCACTATTTTTGTGATATGCTTTGCGGTGAAGTATCTGGTGAGGCTGTTCCATTATCTTGCCAATGAAGTTCAATCGGAACGGTTGAAGTTGAGAGGATTTTATCCCGACTGGGCAATTCCAACTTTTCACATTATTCGCTTTCTGCTTTGCGCCTTTATGATTGCGATGATTTATCCTTATCTTCCGGGCTCCAAATCGGGCGTGTTTCAAGGCATATCTGTATTTGTGGGGTTGATAGTGTCACTCGGTTCCAGTACGGTGATTGGAAATATCATAGCGGGACTGGTTATCACGTATATGCGTCCGTTTAAGATAGGTGACCGCATCAAGTTGAATGATACGACGGGAAATGTGATTGAGAAGACGCCGCTCGTGACCCGCATCCGCACCCCGAAGAACGAGGTGGTCACCATCCCCAATTCCTTCATCATGTCTTCGCATACGGTGAATTACAGTGCTTCGGCGCGCGAGTACGGCTTGATTATCCATTCGGAGGTCACCATCGGCTATGACGCTCCGTGGCGCAAGGTGCATCAGATGTTGATAGAGGCTGCGCTGAACACGCCCGGCGTGGTGGACGACCCCCGCCCGTTCGTGTTGGAGACTTCGCTCAGCGATTGGTATCCGGTGTATCAGGTGAATGCGTATATCCGTGAGGCCGACAAGCTGGCGCAGATATACTCCGATCTTCATCAGAACATCCAGGACAAGTTCAATGAGGAAGGGATTGAGATTATGTCGCCCCACTACATGGCTACGCGCGATGGTAGTGAGACGACTATTCCGAAGGATGACTTGCGGGAGAAAGGGAAGAAGTGA
- a CDS encoding metallophosphoesterase — MKKLFLLLLVALLGNAAIAQITDYSVFDKKLNFYVANDLGRNGYYDQKPIAELMGTMAENGADPEFVLATGDIHHFEGVQSVSDPLWMTNYELIYSHPELMINWFPLLGNHEYRGNTQAVMDYSNVSRRWNMPARYYTKVFEKKGMTLRVLWIDTAPLIDKYRNESDTYPDACRQDYRAQLAWIDSVLTAAKEDWVIVAGHHPIYAETPKDESERADMQARLDPILRRHKVDMYICGHIHNFQHVRVKGSDTDYITNSAGSLARKVSPIEGTQFCSPEPGFSIVSADKKTLQLRMIDKHGNVLHTVTRSK, encoded by the coding sequence ATGAAGAAACTATTCCTCCTGCTGCTCGTCGCCCTGTTGGGCAACGCGGCAATCGCCCAAATCACCGACTACTCCGTCTTCGACAAGAAGCTGAACTTCTACGTGGCCAACGACCTGGGTCGCAACGGTTACTACGACCAGAAACCCATTGCCGAACTGATGGGCACAATGGCCGAGAACGGAGCCGACCCCGAGTTTGTCCTCGCCACCGGAGACATCCACCACTTCGAGGGCGTGCAGAGCGTAAGCGACCCCCTGTGGATGACCAACTACGAACTCATCTACTCCCATCCCGAACTGATGATCAACTGGTTCCCCCTCTTGGGCAACCACGAGTATCGCGGCAACACGCAGGCCGTGATGGATTATAGCAACGTCTCCCGCCGATGGAACATGCCCGCCCGCTACTACACCAAAGTCTTCGAGAAAAAAGGCATGACCCTCCGCGTCCTCTGGATAGACACCGCCCCGCTCATCGACAAGTACCGCAACGAGAGCGACACCTATCCCGATGCCTGCCGCCAAGACTACCGGGCACAACTGGCGTGGATAGACTCCGTGCTCACCGCCGCCAAGGAAGATTGGGTGATCGTGGCCGGACACCACCCCATCTATGCCGAAACGCCCAAGGACGAAAGCGAACGCGCCGACATGCAGGCACGCCTCGACCCCATCCTGCGCCGTCACAAAGTGGATATGTACATCTGCGGACACATCCACAACTTCCAGCATGTACGGGTGAAGGGCAGCGATACGGACTACATCACCAACTCTGCCGGCTCGCTGGCCCGCAAGGTGAGCCCCATCGAGGGCACGCAGTTTTGCAGCCCCGAGCCCGGCTTCTCCATCGTCTCTGCCGACAAGAAGACGCTGCAACTGCGCATGATAGACAAGCACGGGAATGTGCTGCACACGGTGACGCGCAGCAAGTAA